The following proteins are co-located in the Silene latifolia isolate original U9 population chromosome 1, ASM4854445v1, whole genome shotgun sequence genome:
- the LOC141592205 gene encoding phosphatidylserine decarboxylase proenzyme 1, mitochondrial has translation MKFRVYKRFPIFNHQFTNLRNSQFRHKFNRSTIRNQFRNSSSSTSANSSFNNGSNSTSSDGNAYLLPGATVATLLMLAVLHARRLYDDKKVEEAKAKGIEAGFQPDAKASFLSILPLRTVSRIWGSLMSTELPVQMRPYVYKAWARAFHSNLEEAALPLEEYSSMRDFFARGLKAGSRPIDSDHQCLICPVDGIVVRFGELKEPGAMIEQVKGFSYSVSALLGRNSFLPMVSGREVAEESSATGENLRDQPEKSWWRVSFSSPKIRDPITASPMKGLFYCVLYLSPGDYHRVHSPVDWNILVRRHFAGHLNPVNERATRTIRNLYVENERVVLEGQWQQGYLALAAIGAATIGSIELFIEPELRTNRPTKKLLESEPPAERVYERQGAGLMIRKGEEVAAFNMGSTVVLVFQAPVEKSFKDDTTPDFRFCVERGDRVRVGEALGRWRDNQNDH, from the exons ATGAAATTTAGGGTTTACAAAAGATTTCCAATCTTCAATCACCAGTTTACCAATCTCAGAAACTCCCaatttcgtcacaaattcaaTCGCTCAACAATACGCAATCAATTTCGAAATTCATCTTCTTCTACTTCTGCTAATTCTTCCTTCAATAACGGCTCTAATTCCACCTCTTCCGACG GAAATGCATATTTGTTACCAGGTGCAACAGTTGCCACCTTACTTATGCTTGCTGTTCTTCATGCTCGCCGCCTTTACGACGATAAGAAG GTTGAAGAGGCAAAGGCAAAAGGGATAGAAGCAGGGTTTCAGCCTGATGCTAAA GCATCATTTTTGAGCATTCTACCCTTGCGCACTGTTTCTCGTATTTGGGGTTCATTGATGAGTACG GAACTTCCTGTACAAATGCGGCCGTATGTTTATAAAGCATGGGCGCGGGCATTTCATTCGA ACTTGGAAGAGGCAGCCTTGCCTTTGGAAGAATACTCTTCAATGAGGGATTTCTTTGCGAGGGGGCTAAAAGCAGGTTCGAGACCTATAGATAGCGATCATCAATGCCTG ATATGCCCTGTGGATGGTATTGTTGTGAGGTTTGGGGAGTTGAAAGAACCTGGTGCTATGATTGAGCAAGTGAAAGGTTTTTCTTATTCTGTGTCCGCTCTTCTTGGTAGAAATTCTTTCCTTCCTATGGTCTCTGGGAGAGAAGTGGCTGAAGAAAGCAGTGCGACAGGAGAAAATCTCAGGGATCAACCCGAGAAGTCATGGTGGAGGGTTTCCTTTTCTTCTCCTAAAATTCGGGATCCTATAACTGCTAG CCCAATGAAGGGTCTTTTCTACTGTGTCTTGTACCTAAGTCCGGGAGACTACCATCGAGTACATTCACCTGTTGATTGGAACATTCTTGTTCGCAGACATTTTGCAG GCCATCTTAATCCTGTGAATGAGCGAGCTACTAGAACCATCAGAAACCTCTATGTTGAGAATGAAAGG GTGGTCTTGGAAGGTCAGTGGCAACAAGGATATTTAGCACTTGCAGCTATTGGTGCTGCAACCATTGGCTCAATTGAG CTTTTCATTGAACCAGAGTTGCGGACTAATCGGCCCACGAAGAAGCTTTTAGAATCAGAGCCACCGGCAGAGCGTGTATATGAAAGACAAGGTGCTGGGTTGATGATCAGGAAAGGGGAGGAG GTTGCCGCTTTCAACATGGGATCGACAGTCGTGCTTGTCTTCCAAGCTCCGGTGGAAAAGTCATTCAAAGACGACACGACACCAGATTTCAGATTCTGTGTCGAGCGTGGTGACAGGGTCCGTGTTGGTGAAGCACTT
- the LOC141592212 gene encoding large ribosomal subunit protein eL15-like has translation MGAYKYIQELWNKKQSDVMRFIFRVRTWEYRQLPSIVRVTRPTRPDKARRLGYKAKQGFVVYRVRVRRGGRKRPVPKGIVYGKPTNQGVTQLKFQRSKRSVAEERAGRKLGGLRVLNSYWINEDSTYKYFEVILVDPAHNAVRNNPRINWICNPVHKHRELRGLTSAGKKYRGLRGRGHLHHKARPSRRATWKRNQTKSMPRYR, from the exons ATGG GGGCGTACAAGTATATCCAGGAGCTATGGAACAAGAAACAATCAGATGTTATGAGGTTCATTTTTAGGGTTCGTACGTGGGAATATCGTCAGTTACCTTCCATTGTCAGGGTTACTCGTCCCACCCGACCCGATAAGGCTCGTCGTCTTGGCTACAAGGCTAAACAG GGATTTGTTGTTTACCGTGTCCGAGTGAGGAGAGGTGGTCGCAAGAGGCCAGTTCCCAAGGGTATCGTGTATGGTAAACCAACCAACCAGGGAGTTACTCAACTCAAGTTCCAGCGTAGCAAGAGGTCTGTTGCTGAGGAGCGTGCTGGTCGCAAGCTTGGTGGACTTAGGGTCCTCAACTCCTATTGGATCAACGAG GATTCAACCTACAAGTACTTTGAAGTGATCCTGGTAGACCCAGCTCACAATGCCGTGAGAAACAACCCGAGAATCAACTGGATATGCAACCCAGTTCACAAGCACAGAGAGCTCCGTGGTCTAACCTCAGCTGGAAAGAAATACAGAGGACTTCGTGGCAGAGGCCACCTTCACCACAAAGCCAGACCATCCCGCAGAGCTACCTGGAAGAGGAACCAAACCAAATCCATGCCCCGTTACCGTTAA